A window from Halomicrobium urmianum encodes these proteins:
- the dgoD gene encoding galactonate dehydratase → MTRIADYELFEVPPRWLFLRVETADGTVGWGEPVVEGRAKTVRAAVEELMDNYLLGEDPTDIEDHWQTMYRGGFYRGGPVLMSAIAGVDQALWDIKGKQLGAPVHELLGGNARNRVRVYQWIGGDRPSEVADEARQKVDAGFTALKMNAVSELERIDDPASVQAAVDRLCEVREAVGDEVDVGVDFHGRATKPMAKRLAAALEPHEPMFVEEPVLPEHNDALPEIAAHTTIPIATGERMYSRWDFRDVLEDGAVDVIQPDLSHAGGITEVNKIASMAEAYDVALAPHCPLGPIALAACVQVDACSPNALVQEQSLNIHYNETTDVLDYLADPSVFEYRDGYVGIPSDPGLGIEIDEDHVREQAEKTVDWHNPVWRHEDGSVAEW, encoded by the coding sequence ATGACTCGCATCGCCGATTACGAACTGTTCGAGGTCCCGCCGCGGTGGCTGTTCCTCCGGGTGGAGACGGCCGACGGCACCGTCGGCTGGGGCGAGCCCGTCGTGGAGGGCCGCGCGAAGACCGTCCGGGCCGCCGTCGAGGAGCTGATGGACAACTACCTGCTGGGCGAGGACCCGACGGACATCGAGGACCACTGGCAGACGATGTACCGCGGCGGGTTCTACCGCGGCGGTCCCGTCCTGATGAGCGCTATCGCGGGCGTCGACCAGGCGCTGTGGGACATCAAGGGCAAGCAGCTGGGCGCGCCCGTCCACGAGCTACTGGGCGGCAACGCGCGGAACCGCGTCCGCGTCTACCAGTGGATCGGCGGCGACCGCCCCAGCGAGGTCGCCGACGAGGCCCGCCAGAAGGTCGATGCGGGCTTCACCGCCCTCAAGATGAACGCCGTCTCCGAACTCGAACGGATCGACGACCCCGCCAGCGTGCAGGCGGCGGTCGACCGACTGTGCGAGGTCCGCGAGGCGGTGGGCGACGAGGTCGACGTCGGCGTCGACTTCCACGGCCGCGCGACGAAACCCATGGCCAAGCGCCTCGCCGCCGCGCTGGAACCCCACGAGCCGATGTTCGTTGAGGAGCCCGTCCTCCCCGAGCACAACGACGCCCTGCCGGAGATCGCCGCGCACACCACGATCCCCATCGCGACGGGCGAGCGCATGTACTCGCGGTGGGACTTCCGGGACGTCCTCGAGGACGGCGCGGTGGACGTGATCCAGCCCGACCTCTCCCACGCCGGCGGCATCACCGAGGTCAACAAGATCGCGTCCATGGCCGAGGCCTACGACGTGGCGCTGGCGCCCCACTGCCCGCTCGGACCCATCGCGCTGGCCGCCTGCGTGCAGGTCGACGCCTGCTCGCCCAACGCGCTCGTCCAGGAGCAGAGCCTCAACATCCACTACAACGAGACGACGGACGTCCTGGATTACCTCGCCGACCCCTCCGTCTTCGAGTACCGCGACGGCTACGTCGGGATTCCAAGCGATCCGGGCCTGGGCATCGAGATCGACGAGGACCACGTCCGCGAGCAGGCCGAGAAGACCGTCGACTGGCACAACCCCGTCTGGCGCCACGAGGACGGCAGCGTCGCCGAGTGGTAG